TCTTTAGCATTTCCTCAACTTGAAATAAAGTTGCACTCCTTTGGTTCTCATACTAAAGGTTAGACATGTATCATTAGAAGATGTATGGGCTTATAAGTTCGTATTTGAGAGATGGCACCTATAGGGTTTCAGAACACGTCCTTTTTGTACCATCGCTAAAGAAGTGTTTATAATACTATGATCATTATCAGAATCAGCATGACTCACTCTTCAGTGGTGTCTCTAGAGTATGTATAGGAGGAGTGTATATTTCCATACATTTAAGGAAAAAACTCAGAAAAGGCTGAGATCTAATCGGTCATTTCCAGAACCTTCCCCATAAGAGACTGAACAGATTCATTACTGGTAATGTTTTGCAGAGCCATCATCTTTGTTAAATCGCCCTTAACCTTGACTTTTCGTGTAGCCATTCCCTTCATAACAGCGGATAGATCATTCTCAAGAAGCACCTTGCGAGCTAAGTCATATGTAATAGTAATATTTGTAGCTGCAAGATCAGCCTTGCCCTGATAAATTGTACCACCCTTTAAGTGCAATTTCTTTTCCCCATCAGGTCCGCCAGTAACACGAATGTTTATTGTGAGTTTCATTAAATCTTCAGGAACGCCAAGGTCTCCGGCATCCTCACGTAGCCTTTTTACTTCTTGAAACCAATCATTAGATAAAAAGTGAAATCCCATAAAAGCACCTCCCACCCTATTTTATTGGATCAAAATGATCCATTTATTATCAAGAATATATATATTATCAATTTTCCTTAAATTATGGAGAATAAAGATTAGCTAACAGACCCTGACTTGACATGTTTTACCCTTGGATGGATTAAATTTAATGCTAGGGAAGTTTACTATTGAATGATAGATTATTACTCCAATCATCTAAGATTTACCGCGTCCACCAATCCCTTTAGTCTTCTTGGTTACTATTTTCTCCTTTTCCTTTGGTCTTAGACTTCTGCAAGCAGCTCCAGCCATCCACATCTCAGAGTCACGAATCTCAGCAAGTTCTTTATTCAATCTTTCCTTGTAGTCCTTCTCTCCGCAAACCTTGAGAACGCGCTCCGTCTCTTTGCCATTGATAACGCGTTTGTATAACTTTTTAAAAACTGGCATCACTGCCTTTTTAAACTTGGGCTTCCAGTCAAGCGCACCCCTCTGTGCTGTGGCTGAACAATTAGCATACATCCAGTCCATTCCATTCTCATCTACTAATCGAATGAGACTCTGTGTCAACTCCTCAACAGTTTCATTAAATGCCTCACTCGGGGAATGCCCATTTGCCCTTAAAACATCATACTGAGCCTCCATGATGCCTGCAAGCGCGCCCATAAGAACACCCCTCTCACCTGTAAGGTCACTATAAACCTCATTTTCAAATGTAGTTGGGAATAGATAACCAGAACCAATCCCTATTCCAATTGCCAAACAACGCTCTTCAGCCTTTTTTGTGTAATCCTGAAAAATGGCATAACTGGAATTTATTCCTTGACCAGATAAAAAATTTCGCCTAACCGATGTACCAGAGCCCTTGGGAGCAACCATGATTACATCCACATTCTCTGGAGGAACAATATTCGTCTGATCCCTATATACAATTGAAAAACCATGAGAAAAATAAATTGCATCGCCCTCATTAAGGTTTGCCTTGACTACTGGCCAAATCTTCATCTGCGCAGCATCATTTACCAATATCTGAATAATAGTACCCCTTTGGGTTGCTTCATCAATCTCAAAAAGATCCTTGCCAGGTTTCCATCCATCATTTACTGCCCTGTCCCAATCCTCTTTAAAAGCCTCTGATTGCCCAATGATTACATTAAAACCATTATCCTTAAGATTAAGACCCTGTGCTGGCCCCTGGACTCCATAACCAATAATTGCAATAGTCTCATTTTTTAATATTTTTCGTGCTTTGGGAAGTGAAAACTCCTTACGTGTAATAACAGTCTCTTTAATACCACCTATATCAATCTCAGCCATACTACTCTCCTTAAATGTTGTTACTCTTTCGCTACGTTATATTAATTTTGTGTAAATTATCTTTTTACATAAGTTTGGTGTCTCTTCCCTTCAATATGAGTTATTCACTATCTTCAATTGAAGGTCAGATATGTTTACACTTACTTCTTGAGGGGATATCATTTTTCAAGTAAAAAAAATAAAATAGTTAAAAAAAAGTCTATGCTATTTTTAAGGACTAAGCAATATCCAAATAAGTTGAATTTTATTATATCTGTCGGGGAAAAATAATTTCCAAAGGTGATATTTTATATGTTATGCATAGTATATCTAGTACTTATAGTATTTCTGTAACAATTACTAATCCTAATAGACTTAAGGAGGAAATAGAAAAATTGTTGACTCACTTTAATATTCCATGAATCATTATAATCATAAAAATATTGAGGAATTGGGATTGAAACAATAGCAATAATAGAATTTTTAAAATCATCCTGTGACAACTAATCTGATAATTCTATTCCGCAATTGTCATATAGCATTCCCGTACTCCTCTGCGAATAGAGGCCTTGACAGATGTGAAAGCAATCATGAATACCTTAATTCATACTCTGTCCTAGATTAACCCATGATTATATTAAACCACTATTCGAATATTAAATTCATACAACCTAGTTAATCTATCATCTGAAAGGCTGAATAAAACGTTGATAATGAGCATTGATAATTTATATCTATGGAAAAAAAATCACTCTATCCTAGCCCATTCCCTGACAGTTTACATAATCCTCATGTCCAAGTAGTAAGTGGAAAGGACGCTTATAAAAATACCATACAAGCGCTCTCTGATATTGACCTCACTACGATAAAGGGCAAAAAGGTCCTATTAAAACCCAACGCAGGCCGCATTGCAAATCCTGGATCTGGAATCACAACCAACCCACAGGTCGTGGCTGCAGCAATAGACACCTTTCATAAGGCAGGTGCCAGGGTAGCTGTTGGCGAAAGCCCAATAACAGGAGTCAATGTAATTGAGGCATTCGAGTCAAGCGGAATTGCTTCTGTGGTTCGCGAACGCAATTGCCCCTTATTAGATATGGATGTTGGTCAACCTGCTAAAACTGCTATTAGGGACGGAATTGTAATACAGTCAATCAAGGTGTGCTCAGTTGTATTCGATTATGATATAGTCGTGTCTATCCCTGTTATGAAGACCCATATGCATACTGGAGTCACCCTTGCTATTAAGAACATGAAAGGATGTCTATGGCGTCGCAGTAAGGTAGAGCTACACATGCTGTCCAGAATTGAGGGCATAGACGACATGCCTCTTGATATCGCAATTGCTGATATGTCATCAATTCTCCGTCCAAGTTTATCAATCATTGACGGCACAACAGGTATGGAGGGTTTGGGTCCAAGTGCCGGAGAGG
The sequence above is drawn from the Spirochaetota bacterium genome and encodes:
- a CDS encoding SCP2 sterol-binding domain-containing protein; protein product: MGFHFLSNDWFQEVKRLREDAGDLGVPEDLMKLTINIRVTGGPDGEKKLHLKGGTIYQGKADLAATNITITYDLARKVLLENDLSAVMKGMATRKVKVKGDLTKMMALQNITSNESVQSLMGKVLEMTD
- the ilvC gene encoding ketol-acid reductoisomerase, with the translated sequence MAEIDIGGIKETVITRKEFSLPKARKILKNETIAIIGYGVQGPAQGLNLKDNGFNVIIGQSEAFKEDWDRAVNDGWKPGKDLFEIDEATQRGTIIQILVNDAAQMKIWPVVKANLNEGDAIYFSHGFSIVYRDQTNIVPPENVDVIMVAPKGSGTSVRRNFLSGQGINSSYAIFQDYTKKAEERCLAIGIGIGSGYLFPTTFENEVYSDLTGERGVLMGALAGIMEAQYDVLRANGHSPSEAFNETVEELTQSLIRLVDENGMDWMYANCSATAQRGALDWKPKFKKAVMPVFKKLYKRVINGKETERVLKVCGEKDYKERLNKELAEIRDSEMWMAGAACRSLRPKEKEKIVTKKTKGIGGRGKS
- a CDS encoding DUF362 domain-containing protein encodes the protein MEKKSLYPSPFPDSLHNPHVQVVSGKDAYKNTIQALSDIDLTTIKGKKVLLKPNAGRIANPGSGITTNPQVVAAAIDTFHKAGARVAVGESPITGVNVIEAFESSGIASVVRERNCPLLDMDVGQPAKTAIRDGIVIQSIKVCSVVFDYDIVVSIPVMKTHMHTGVTLAIKNMKGCLWRRSKVELHMLSRIEGIDDMPLDIAIADMSSILRPSLSIIDGTTGMEGLGPSAGEAKRLDVIVTGIDSFAVDSIACSLMGLDANKVPHLRIGAERGYGVIDISRIKVSPDTWRESSSPFKPPPLNLSIQFPGITILDEQSCSACQSTLLLFLKRYGEELFDYFPGKDNLTIAIGKGHKSVSSETLCIGNCANQHRNDCIFVPGCPPVASQILKVISTQNPKSNPK